The sequence TCCTTGGAAAGCTTCCTAGCAAGTTCAACTCCATATGCTATGGCATGGGCACTTTCTATTGCAGGAATTATGCCCTCACTATTACTTAATAACATGAATGCATCTATTGCTTCCTTATCAGTTATCGATACATACTCTGCCCTTCCACTGGCTTTATAGTAGCTATGTTCTGGACCTATTCCTGGGTAGTCTAACCCTGCTGCTATAGAGTATACTGGCAATGGCTCTCCACATTCATCTTCAAGAGTATAGCATTTGAAACCATGAATAATACCCACTTTCCCTTTAGATATAGAAGCAGCATGTTCACAAGTATTTAACCCTTTCCCAGCAGGCTCTACACCTATGATCTTTACATCTTTGTCTCCTACAAAGGGATGGAAAATACCTATTGCATTACTTCCACCGCCTACACATGCTACTACATAATTAGGTAATCTCCCTTCCACCTCTAATATCTGTTTTCTAGCCTCTTTTCCTATAATGGATTGGAACTCTCTTACTATTGTAGGATATGGGTGAGGGCCCACTGCCGAACCTAACAAATAAAAAGTATTTTCAGCATTTTTAATTAAATCTTCCAATGCTTCATCTACAGCATCCTTTAAAGTAGCCGTTCCTCTAGTTACAGGGATTACCTTTGCCCCTAATAATTCCATT comes from Clostridiisalibacter paucivorans DSM 22131 and encodes:
- the trpB gene encoding tryptophan synthase subunit beta, whose product is MIRKSDGYFGEFGGAYVPDELKEILKEVENKFYECMEDDKFLEELKYYHKQYIGRENPLYFAEKLTEKAGGGKIYLKREDLNHTGAHKINNAIGQALIAKRMGKKRVIAETGAGQHGVATATACALLDLDCTIYMGEVDTKRQSLNVFRMELLGAKVIPVTRGTATLKDAVDEALEDLIKNAENTFYLLGSAVGPHPYPTIVREFQSIIGKEARKQILEVEGRLPNYVVACVGGGSNAIGIFHPFVGDKDVKIIGVEPAGKGLNTCEHAASISKGKVGIIHGFKCYTLEDECGEPLPVYSIAAGLDYPGIGPEHSYYKASGRAEYVSITDKEAIDAFMLLSNSEGIIPAIESAHAIAYGVELARKLSKDDIIIINLSGRGDKDVEQVKGMLEKGILDY